Proteins encoded together in one Hylaeus volcanicus isolate JK05 chromosome 3, UHH_iyHylVolc1.0_haploid, whole genome shotgun sequence window:
- the LOC128873580 gene encoding protein still life, isoform SIF type 1 isoform X4 yields the protein MGNKLSCSCAPLIRKAYRYEDSPWQTGAGSGMGGSGGRRGDTGHLLRCGSLRERKRLWAEVFHVSASGAGTVKWQQVSEDLVPVNITCIQDSPECVFHITAYNSQVDKILDVRLVQPGTRIGQASECFVYWKDTMTNDTWGLNFTSPIDAKQFRECCLEPPNKQKFKTRRKPLSTPASPSRSREPQCTCMTPEQFARLRSQEARYRDFCATSTLPRTMARSTEMDMTPGREKITAATSSASLYDNVNNASATPGKTPKVSGESTTKPKEKQNETCQTTPKTANVGIETVTVGSQIDSPEEKGTTISPKKPSKQSQDTSTQQNGSEMLKSEGTQAGGTLQNKSLRKEQLHHTKSADYTDLEMQNGNIFNIVNNNHDGRKSKSKSTDDMRIENSQNGGISLDSNTLKRMLKPMSSIDSPVTSPEMTRKRHNHHSYHYHHPSNNNQKYVVQEAANENYAHPYRSVYNNKFQDSRSMHDMGRQYIGNRGRTYLDSERNRRAGDMSPPSDNVIFDNQCYATTPSSSNGNSDMEQPSHCNSRHCNAGQTYQQQNMQSVSTPGSPTSRLLLEYELHLRNTLAKGMDAESYSLRTFEALLSQSMENLEFAENIPLNVQRTPHVSRRRPISNKSSTLPLSYRYCNERQNSKDRDGYYSDRNEIIREKREREADRDRGYLSDYNSRCASCIGESARAQWFRHSDGWQSGSSTLGSGASSSINPSSSGHKRESPWDSLPSLRHEGSLNDSGYKSNRTDSLEQRGTFDRQDSVRSDYMSDRDGRYGIVQQASLESTDSRLCYLTSSEMSDDDRMSLTTAVSDDDDGESVINSPYRGKQPGTAAASFNCTGAVRKAGFLSVKKWLLRKKHQIELARKRGWKGYWVCLKGTTLLFYPCDSQESRAMEAAPKHLIIVDGAIMQPIPEHPKRDYIFCLSTAFGDAYLFQAPCQVELENWVNSIHSACAAAFARHRGKTGTLHLLQEEILRLEKAIESDHKLKHMADLQQSVVSDVETKQQINNQIVQWEENLERLHCEQFRLRCYMASLQSGELPNPKSLLTHVSRATKQTLNKLGVFTVSSFHAFICARSPSLLNNLLAGRGATKRRPPLLSRSNSGSSRRSLQISSRDDEKPVKVCVPENQLVSVFLRDAMTVEEFLASACNRKNLNPMEHFVRVKKRRDMEDHNYFVPHRTDLIETYSNTHEVVEVCAKILYQVELQRNTLEQMWGFSVEAELIENSDRQDELCCYVSRVEDKSVAMQNGIIKGDEIMVINGAIVSDLDMMYLESVLQEEVGLCMMMRSSRTEPPDLTGIMRVTDDIIESLVCPPPPSDPPVISEEMISGLIVPAPGWSKESITQECTSASHIENGKQTSRTNSFEIENLLKTAEQVTGICRSPGETRKSSPTGSVVSSHSQALTPSRQLSDAEKLKKVILELIETERTYVKNLNNLLENYLEPLKRETFLSNAEINALFGNIQEIVTFQRQFLQNLDHAIEMEADFNNFDHPSQFKGVLFSIGSAFLYYVNHFKLYSSFCASHSKAQKVLHPNEGNQALQEFLQARNPRQQHSSTLESYLIKPIQRILKYPLLLQQLRNLTDERSEEHQHLIEALKGMEKVAEHINEMQRIHEEYGAIFDHLFRQHQKSCKQPIDLSPGDLLYYGGVEWLNISDFLGKIKKGLELHAMCFVFKSAVVFLCKERLRQKKKLMGVSTKANSSEVEIIRYQVLIPVTEVQVRASSAKDMESHFLWELIHLRSQLQRRSEKVYVLSNSTTEFRNAFLRTIRQIIRESVRNMSIPTTKQNLSQPPMTISPRMSTGHVDKFEKQPVSQGQNSGNNGAAGVVVGSLSKKVVKPQPLSSSHNVKRKYSHSKQTVEHESSEDKDVEEQSTVNQQQTMFRSRSKTISDTSGEMKLEMDSGTKSEGEEDSQAFLGEKKANLGRTPNHLTLSTTSTISAGSTGSQARLIQSSHQPENYQPITVKELGSPIWKPRELSSFGEATTLPRKGKSASEFGDISSSHSASRKSLIEINNCAQQSNYNNNNV from the exons ATGGGCAATAAGCTGTCTTGCAGTTGTGCCCCCCTTATCAGAAAGGCGTATCGTTACGAAGATTCCCCATGGCAGACAGGGGCTGGAAGCGGAATGGGCGGCAGCGGAGGTCGCAGGGGTGATACTGGCCACTTGCTCAGGTGCGGAAGCTTAAGAGAAAGGAAGAG GTTGTGGGCCGAAGTGTTCCACGTGAGTGCCAGTGGGGCTGGGACTGTAAAATGGCAACAGGTATCGGAAGATTTAGTTCCTGTTAATATAACTTGTATCCAAGATTCACCGGAATGCGTGTTTCACATTACCGCGTACAACAGCCAGGTCGACAAAATTCTAGACGTACGATTAGTTCAACCAG GAACACGTATCGGACAAGCGTCGGAATGTTTCGTTTACTGGAAAGATACAATGACTAACGACACATGGGGTCTAAATTTCACTTCTCCCATAGATGCTAAACAGTTCAGAGAATGTTGC CTCGAACCACCGAACAAGCAGAAGTTCAAAACGCGAAGAAAGCCTCTATCAACACCAGCATCGCCGAGCAGATCCAGAGAGCCTCAATGTACTTGTATGACCCCGGAGCAATTTGCCAGACTTCGAAGTCAAGAAGCTAGATACCGTGATTTCTGCG CCACTTCTACGCTTCCGCGAACCATGGCACGATCCACGGAAATGGATATGACGCCGGGACGCGAGAAAATAACAGCGGCAACCTCTAGCGCGTCTCTTTACGATAACGTCAACAATGCGAGCGCTACACCAGGAAAGACTCCGAAAGTCAGCGGTGAATCAACAACCAAGccgaaagagaaacaaaacgaaacgtgTCAAACTACACCGAAAACGGCAAATGTCGGCATTGAAACTGTCACCGTTGGCTCACAG ATCGATAGCCCGGAGGAGAAAGGCACTACCATCTCACCGAAAAAACCTTCGAAACAGAGTCAAGATACGTCTACTCAGCAAAATGGCAGCGAAATGTTGAAATCGGAAGGAACTCAAGCCGGTGGTACCTTGCAAAATAAATCTCTCCGAAAAGAGCAATTACATCATACAAAGTCTGCCGATTACACAGAtttagaaatgcaaaatgGCAATATCtttaatatagtaaataaCAATCACGACGGAAGAAAATCAAAGAGTAAGAGCACGGACGACATGAGGATCGAAAATTCGCAAAATGGTGGAATCAGTTTGGATTCGAATACTCTGAAGAGAATGCTGAAGCCCATGTCGAGTATCGACAGCCCCGTTACGTCACCAGAGATGACCAGAAAGAGGCATAATCATCACAGTTACCACTATCATCATCCGAGCAATAATAACCAAAAGTATGTCGTGCAAGAGGCTGCCAATGAAAACTATGCCCATCCATATCGAAGTGTGTACAATAACAAATTCCAGGATTCTCGAAGCATGCACGACATGGGACGCCAGTATATCG GCAACAGAGGCAGAACCTATCTAGATTCGGAACGTAATCGGCGCGCAGGTGACATGTCACCGCCGTCGGACAATGTCATCTTCGACAATCAGTGTTACGCAACTACGCCGAGTTCATCGAATGGTAACTCGGATATGGAACAACCGTCGCACTGTAATTCGCGACACTGTAACGCTGGCCAGACATATCAACAGCAAAACATGCAATCCGTTTCAACGCCTGGCAGTCCGACTAGTAGACTTCTCCTCGAGTACGAGTTACATTTGAGGAACACGTTGGCCAAGGGTATGGATGCTGAGAGTTACAGTTTACGTACATTCGAGGCACTCCTTTCTCAAAGTATGGAAAATTTAG AATTCGCGGAAAATATACCACTTAACGTACAGCGCACACCTCACGTTTCACGAAGAC GTCCAATTTCCAATAAATCGTCAACGTTGCCACTGTCCTATCGTTATTGTAACGAGAGACAAAACAGTAAAGACAGAGACGGCTACTACAGCGATCGCAACGAAATTATACgggaaaaaagagagagagaagctGACCGAGATCGCGGCTATCTTAGCGATTACAATTCGAG atgTGCCAGCTGCATCGGAGAATCCGCCCGCGCCCAATGGTTTCGACATTCGGATGGCTGGCAATCGGGCAGTTCCACTCTAGGCTCTGGTGCCTCCAGTTCAATAAATCCAAGTTCTTCCGGTCATAAACGCGAGTCTCCCTGGGATTCTCTCCCATCACTGAGACACGAGGGCAGTCTCAACGATAGCGGATACAAATCCAATCGAACAGATTCTTTGGAACAAAG GGGCACTTTTGATAGACAAGACAGCGTAAGATCTGATTACATGTCGGACAGAGACGGTAGATACGGAATCGTGCAACAAGCTTCTTTGGAAAGCACAGATTCGAGACTTTGCTACTTGACGTCTTCGGAG ATGTCAGACGACGACCGGATGTCGCTAACTACTGCTGTgagcgacgacgacgatggcGAAAGCGTGATAAATTCACCGTATCGCGGAAAACAGCCAGGCACGGCTGCAGCTTCGTTTAATTGTACGGGTGCGGTTCGAAAGGCTGG ATTTCTTAGCGTGAAGAAGTGGCTGTTACGAAAGAAACATCAGATCGAACTCGCGAGGAAAAGGGGATGGAAGGGTTATTGGGTTTGTTTGAAGGGAACTACGCTTCTTTTCTATCCGTGTGATTCGCAAGAAAGCAGAGCCATGGAAGCGGCCCCGAAGCATTTAATTATTGTCGACGGTGCGATCATGCAACCGATTCCGGAACATCCAAAACGAGACTATATATTTTGTCTAAGCACCGCGTTTGGCGATGCTTACTTATTTCAA GCACCGTGTCAAGTGGAACTCGAGAATTGGGTAAACAGCATTCATTCGGCTTGCGCGGCTGCATTCGCGCGCCATCGCGGCAAAACCGGTACTCTTCACTTGTTGCAGGAAGAGATCCTTCGGTTAGAGAAGGCGATAGAATCG GATCACAAATTAAAACATATGGCTGATCTACAGCAATCTGTTGTTTCCGACGTGGAAACTAAACAACAAATCAACAATCAGATCGTCCAATGGGAAGAAAACTTGGAACGGCTTCACTGCGAGCAATTTCGTCTCAGATGTTACATGGCTAGTTTACAAAGCGGCGAGTTACCGAACCCTAAA AGTTTGTTGACGCACGTATCTCGTGCCACGAAgcaaacgttaaataaattaggaGTCTTTACGGTCTCGTCGTTTCACGCTTTTATATGCGCACGGAGTCCCTCTTTGCTAAACAACCTGCTGGCAGGTCGCGGAGCTACCAAGAGAAGACCACCGTTGCTCTCGAGGTCCAACAGCGGATCCAGCAGACGATCCCTTCAAATTTCCTCGAGAGACGATGAAAAGCCTGTAAAAGTATGCGTACCGGAGAATCAG CTGGTGTCTGTATTTTTACGCGATGCTATGACAGTCGAAGAATTTTTAGCAAGTGCTTGCAACAGGAAAAACCTAAATCCAATGGAACATTTCGTTCGCGTGAAGAAGCGACGCGATATGGAAGATCACAATTATTTCGTGCCACATAGAACGGACTTGATAGAAACTTAT TCGAATACGCACGAGGTTGTCGAAGTTTGCgcaaaaattttgtatcaagTAGAGTTACAAAGAAATACTCTGGAACAAATGTGGGGTTTCTCAGTGGAAGCGGAACTAATAGAAAATTCCGATAGGCAGGACGAGTTGTGTTGTTACGTTAGCCGAGTCGAAGATAAAAGTGTGGCAATGCAAAATG GAATCATTAAAGGCGACGAGATCATGGTTATCAACGGTGCCATTGTAAGCGACCTAGACATGATGTACCTGGAAAGTGTGTTGCAAGAAGAAGTCGGTCTCTGTATGATGATGAGATCGTCTCGAACCGAACCACCCGATCTTACGGGTATAATGAGGGTTACCGATGATATCATCGAGAGTTTAGTTTGCCCACCGCCACCTTCCGATCCTCCGGTTATAAGCGAAGAAATGATTTCCGGTCTGATTGTCCCAGCTCCTGGTTGGA GCAAGGAAAGCATTACTCAGGAATGTACGTCAGCCTCTCACATAGAAAACGGAAAGCAAACATCCCGCACAAATTCattcgaaattgaaaatttgctaAAAACCGCTGAACAAGTGACGGGAATTTGCCGATCGCCAGGTGAAACGAGAAAGTCGAGTCCTACCGGAAGTGTCGTTAGTTCTCATTCGCAAGCGCTCACGCCAAGCCGGCAGCTGAGCGATgctgagaaattaaaaaaagtcatTCTAGAATTGATCGAAACCGAACGGACTTACGTCAAG aatttaaacaatttgttgGAGAACTACTTGGAGCCCCTTAAACGTGAGACTTTCCTGTCTAATGCAGAGATAAACGcgttatttggaaatattcaagaaatcGTTACGTTTCAACGACAATTTCTACAAAATCTTGATCACGCGATCGAGATGGAGGCtgatttcaataattttgacCATCCGAGTCAGTTTAAG GGTGTCCTGTTTTCCATTGGAAGTGCCTTTCTGTATTATGTAAATCACTTCAAGCTGTACAGTTCGTTTTGTGCCAGCCATTCGAAAGCGCAAAAGGTTTTACATCCAA ACGAAGGAAATCAAGCTTTACAAGAGTTCCTGCAAGCAAGAAATCCAAGACAGCAACACTCGTCGACATTAGAGTCGTACTTGATAAAACCTATTCAAAGAATACTCAAGTACCCTTTGCTTCTGCAGCAGCTTCGAAACCTCACGGACGAACGAAGCGAAGAACACCAGCACTTGATTG AGGCCTTGAAAGGCATGGAAAAAGTCGCAGAACACATAAACGAAATGCAAAGAATTCACGAGGAATACGGGGCCATCTTTGATCATTTGTTCAGACAACATCAAAAGTCTTGCAAGCag CCCATCGATTTGAGCCCAGGCGATCTTCTGTACTACGGGGGTGTCGAGTGGCTTAATATCTCTGATTTTCTTGGAAAGATCAAGAAAGGTCTGGAACTTCACGCAAtgtgttttgttttcaaatctGCCGTCGTCTTTTTATGCAAGGAAAGGTTAAGACAAAAGAAGAAACTCATG GGAGTTTCGACAAAAGCAAATTCCAGCGAGGTAGAAATAATTCGTTACCAAGTGTTGATTCCCGTAACGGAAGTTCAAGTCCGGGCTAGTTCTGCCAAAGATATGGAATCTCATTTCTTATGGGAATTGATTCATTTAAGAAGTCAATTACAGAGAAGATCGGAGAAAGTATATGTGCTGTCTAATAG CACAACAGAATTTAGAAACGCGTTCCTGAGGACTATTCGACAAATAATTCGAGAATCGGTGCGAAATATGAGTATACCGACGACGAAACAGAATCTCAGTCAACCGCCGATGACGATTTCACCGCGAATGTCAACCGGCCATGTAGACAAATTTGAGAAACAGCCGGTGAGTCAAGGACAAAATAGCGGCAATAATGGAGCGGCGGGAGTCGTTGTTGGCTCGTTATCAAAGAAGGTGGTTAAACCTCAACCGTTATCTTCTTCGCATAATGTAAAACGAAAATACAGTCACTCGAAACAAACGGTGGAGCACGAAAGTTCCGAAGACAAGGACGTGGAAGAACAAAGCACGGTGAATCAACAGCAAACTATGTTTCGCTCCAGAAGCAAGACCATAAGCGATACGTCCG GAGAGATGAAGCTCGAGATGGATTCGGGGACGAAATCCGAGGGAGAGGAAGACTCGCAAGCTTTTTTAGGTGAGAAGAAGGCGAATTTGGGCCGCACTCCGAATCATTTGACTTTGAGCACCACTTCAACCATTTCAGCAGGAAGTACGGGTAGTCAGGCAAGATTAATCCAGTCCTCTCATCAACCGGAAAACTATCAACCTATTACTGTGAAAGAGCTCG GTTCACCGATCTGGAAACCGCGGGAATTATCTTCGTTTGGAGAGGCCACTACGCTACCACGTAAGGGTAAGTCGGCCAGCGAGTTTGGGGATATAAGCTCATCTCACAGCGCTTCCCGAAAGTCTCTGATAGAAATCAATAACTGTGCTCAACAatctaattataataacaacaacGTTTAA
- the LOC128873580 gene encoding protein still life, isoforms C/SIF type 2 isoform X10, whose amino-acid sequence MVEPRWSIKCLNSSRNLLNPSSSYTDLRTLHKKHCKKYFCLCKRHTISVICINETRKLYWFNCKNVREKVNFGLGDGYYYKLLRIVDGALNTWAQLYIDGLNVTRREIMFKINGTAKTNMKLLKEGCYCHYHPHMTADACNADFRKKVVSFWAGESLKGIRDKLRGMTIYTKKMSDDDRMSLTTAVSDDDDGESVINSPYRGKQPGTAAASFNCTGAVRKAGFLSVKKWLLRKKHQIELARKRGWKGYWVCLKGTTLLFYPCDSQESRAMEAAPKHLIIVDGAIMQPIPEHPKRDYIFCLSTAFGDAYLFQAPCQVELENWVNSIHSACAAAFARHRGKTGTLHLLQEEILRLEKAIESDHKLKHMADLQQSVVSDVETKQQINNQIVQWEENLERLHCEQFRLRCYMASLQSGELPNPKSLLTHVSRATKQTLNKLGVFTVSSFHAFICARSPSLLNNLLAGRGATKRRPPLLSRSNSGSSRRSLQISSRDDEKPVKVCVPENQLVSVFLRDAMTVEEFLASACNRKNLNPMEHFVRVKKRRDMEDHNYFVPHRTDLIETYSNTHEVVEVCAKILYQVELQRNTLEQMWGFSVEAELIENSDRQDELCCYVSRVEDKSVAMQNGIIKGDEIMVINGAIVSDLDMMYLESVLQEEVGLCMMMRSSRTEPPDLTGIMRVTDDIIESLVCPPPPSDPPVISEEMISGLIVPAPGWSKESITQECTSASHIENGKQTSRTNSFEIENLLKTAEQVTGICRSPGETRKSSPTGSVVSSHSQALTPSRQLSDAEKLKKVILELIETERTYVKNLNNLLENYLEPLKRETFLSNAEINALFGNIQEIVTFQRQFLQNLDHAIEMEADFNNFDHPSQFKGVLFSIGSAFLYYVNHFKLYSSFCASHSKAQKVLHPNEGNQALQEFLQARNPRQQHSSTLESYLIKPIQRILKYPLLLQQLRNLTDERSEEHQHLIEALKGMEKVAEHINEMQRIHEEYGAIFDHLFRQHQKSCKQPIDLSPGDLLYYGGVEWLNISDFLGKIKKGLELHAMCFVFKSAVVFLCKERLRQKKKLMGVSTKANSSEVEIIRYQVLIPVTEVQVRASSAKDMESHFLWELIHLRSQLQRRSEKVYVLSNSTTEFRNAFLRTIRQIIRESVRNMSIPTTKQNLSQPPMTISPRMSTGHVDKFEKQPVSQGQNSGNNGAAGVVVGSLSKKVVKPQPLSSSHNVKRKYSHSKQTVEHESSEDKDVEEQSTVNQQQTMFRSRSKTISDTSGEMKLEMDSGTKSEGEEDSQAFLGEKKANLGRTPNHLTLSTTSTISAGSTGSQARLIQSSHQPENYQPITVKELGSPIWKPRELSSFGEATTLPRKGKSASEFGDISSSHSASRKSLIEINNCAQQSNYNNNNV is encoded by the exons ATGGTAGAGCCGAGATGGTCGATAAAATGTTTGAACAGCAGTCGAAATTTGTTGAATCCGAGCAGTAGCTATACAGATTTGAGGACACTGCATAAGAAACattgtaaaaagtatttttgtcTTTGCAAGAGGCATACCATCAGCGTGATATGTATCAATGAAACGAGGAAACTGTATTGGTTCAATTGCAAGAACGTACGAGAGAAAGTAAATTTTGGGCTTGGCGACGGTTACTATTACAAGTTACTCAGGATCGTCGACGGAGCCTTGAACACTTGGGCTCAACTTTATATCGACGGTCTCAACGTTACCCGTAGAGAGATCATGTTCAAGATCAACGGTACCGCCAAGACGAACATGAAGCTCTTAAAGGAGGGTTGCTACTGTCATTATCATCCGCACATGACGGCGGATGCATGCAACGCCGACTTTCGAAAAAAAGTCGTAAGTTTTTGGGCCGGCGAAAGCCTTAAAGGAATACGTGACAAGCTTCGCGGTATGACGATTTATACTAAAAAG ATGTCAGACGACGACCGGATGTCGCTAACTACTGCTGTgagcgacgacgacgatggcGAAAGCGTGATAAATTCACCGTATCGCGGAAAACAGCCAGGCACGGCTGCAGCTTCGTTTAATTGTACGGGTGCGGTTCGAAAGGCTGG ATTTCTTAGCGTGAAGAAGTGGCTGTTACGAAAGAAACATCAGATCGAACTCGCGAGGAAAAGGGGATGGAAGGGTTATTGGGTTTGTTTGAAGGGAACTACGCTTCTTTTCTATCCGTGTGATTCGCAAGAAAGCAGAGCCATGGAAGCGGCCCCGAAGCATTTAATTATTGTCGACGGTGCGATCATGCAACCGATTCCGGAACATCCAAAACGAGACTATATATTTTGTCTAAGCACCGCGTTTGGCGATGCTTACTTATTTCAA GCACCGTGTCAAGTGGAACTCGAGAATTGGGTAAACAGCATTCATTCGGCTTGCGCGGCTGCATTCGCGCGCCATCGCGGCAAAACCGGTACTCTTCACTTGTTGCAGGAAGAGATCCTTCGGTTAGAGAAGGCGATAGAATCG GATCACAAATTAAAACATATGGCTGATCTACAGCAATCTGTTGTTTCCGACGTGGAAACTAAACAACAAATCAACAATCAGATCGTCCAATGGGAAGAAAACTTGGAACGGCTTCACTGCGAGCAATTTCGTCTCAGATGTTACATGGCTAGTTTACAAAGCGGCGAGTTACCGAACCCTAAA AGTTTGTTGACGCACGTATCTCGTGCCACGAAgcaaacgttaaataaattaggaGTCTTTACGGTCTCGTCGTTTCACGCTTTTATATGCGCACGGAGTCCCTCTTTGCTAAACAACCTGCTGGCAGGTCGCGGAGCTACCAAGAGAAGACCACCGTTGCTCTCGAGGTCCAACAGCGGATCCAGCAGACGATCCCTTCAAATTTCCTCGAGAGACGATGAAAAGCCTGTAAAAGTATGCGTACCGGAGAATCAG CTGGTGTCTGTATTTTTACGCGATGCTATGACAGTCGAAGAATTTTTAGCAAGTGCTTGCAACAGGAAAAACCTAAATCCAATGGAACATTTCGTTCGCGTGAAGAAGCGACGCGATATGGAAGATCACAATTATTTCGTGCCACATAGAACGGACTTGATAGAAACTTAT TCGAATACGCACGAGGTTGTCGAAGTTTGCgcaaaaattttgtatcaagTAGAGTTACAAAGAAATACTCTGGAACAAATGTGGGGTTTCTCAGTGGAAGCGGAACTAATAGAAAATTCCGATAGGCAGGACGAGTTGTGTTGTTACGTTAGCCGAGTCGAAGATAAAAGTGTGGCAATGCAAAATG GAATCATTAAAGGCGACGAGATCATGGTTATCAACGGTGCCATTGTAAGCGACCTAGACATGATGTACCTGGAAAGTGTGTTGCAAGAAGAAGTCGGTCTCTGTATGATGATGAGATCGTCTCGAACCGAACCACCCGATCTTACGGGTATAATGAGGGTTACCGATGATATCATCGAGAGTTTAGTTTGCCCACCGCCACCTTCCGATCCTCCGGTTATAAGCGAAGAAATGATTTCCGGTCTGATTGTCCCAGCTCCTGGTTGGA GCAAGGAAAGCATTACTCAGGAATGTACGTCAGCCTCTCACATAGAAAACGGAAAGCAAACATCCCGCACAAATTCattcgaaattgaaaatttgctaAAAACCGCTGAACAAGTGACGGGAATTTGCCGATCGCCAGGTGAAACGAGAAAGTCGAGTCCTACCGGAAGTGTCGTTAGTTCTCATTCGCAAGCGCTCACGCCAAGCCGGCAGCTGAGCGATgctgagaaattaaaaaaagtcatTCTAGAATTGATCGAAACCGAACGGACTTACGTCAAG aatttaaacaatttgttgGAGAACTACTTGGAGCCCCTTAAACGTGAGACTTTCCTGTCTAATGCAGAGATAAACGcgttatttggaaatattcaagaaatcGTTACGTTTCAACGACAATTTCTACAAAATCTTGATCACGCGATCGAGATGGAGGCtgatttcaataattttgacCATCCGAGTCAGTTTAAG GGTGTCCTGTTTTCCATTGGAAGTGCCTTTCTGTATTATGTAAATCACTTCAAGCTGTACAGTTCGTTTTGTGCCAGCCATTCGAAAGCGCAAAAGGTTTTACATCCAA ACGAAGGAAATCAAGCTTTACAAGAGTTCCTGCAAGCAAGAAATCCAAGACAGCAACACTCGTCGACATTAGAGTCGTACTTGATAAAACCTATTCAAAGAATACTCAAGTACCCTTTGCTTCTGCAGCAGCTTCGAAACCTCACGGACGAACGAAGCGAAGAACACCAGCACTTGATTG AGGCCTTGAAAGGCATGGAAAAAGTCGCAGAACACATAAACGAAATGCAAAGAATTCACGAGGAATACGGGGCCATCTTTGATCATTTGTTCAGACAACATCAAAAGTCTTGCAAGCag CCCATCGATTTGAGCCCAGGCGATCTTCTGTACTACGGGGGTGTCGAGTGGCTTAATATCTCTGATTTTCTTGGAAAGATCAAGAAAGGTCTGGAACTTCACGCAAtgtgttttgttttcaaatctGCCGTCGTCTTTTTATGCAAGGAAAGGTTAAGACAAAAGAAGAAACTCATG GGAGTTTCGACAAAAGCAAATTCCAGCGAGGTAGAAATAATTCGTTACCAAGTGTTGATTCCCGTAACGGAAGTTCAAGTCCGGGCTAGTTCTGCCAAAGATATGGAATCTCATTTCTTATGGGAATTGATTCATTTAAGAAGTCAATTACAGAGAAGATCGGAGAAAGTATATGTGCTGTCTAATAG CACAACAGAATTTAGAAACGCGTTCCTGAGGACTATTCGACAAATAATTCGAGAATCGGTGCGAAATATGAGTATACCGACGACGAAACAGAATCTCAGTCAACCGCCGATGACGATTTCACCGCGAATGTCAACCGGCCATGTAGACAAATTTGAGAAACAGCCGGTGAGTCAAGGACAAAATAGCGGCAATAATGGAGCGGCGGGAGTCGTTGTTGGCTCGTTATCAAAGAAGGTGGTTAAACCTCAACCGTTATCTTCTTCGCATAATGTAAAACGAAAATACAGTCACTCGAAACAAACGGTGGAGCACGAAAGTTCCGAAGACAAGGACGTGGAAGAACAAAGCACGGTGAATCAACAGCAAACTATGTTTCGCTCCAGAAGCAAGACCATAAGCGATACGTCCG GAGAGATGAAGCTCGAGATGGATTCGGGGACGAAATCCGAGGGAGAGGAAGACTCGCAAGCTTTTTTAGGTGAGAAGAAGGCGAATTTGGGCCGCACTCCGAATCATTTGACTTTGAGCACCACTTCAACCATTTCAGCAGGAAGTACGGGTAGTCAGGCAAGATTAATCCAGTCCTCTCATCAACCGGAAAACTATCAACCTATTACTGTGAAAGAGCTCG GTTCACCGATCTGGAAACCGCGGGAATTATCTTCGTTTGGAGAGGCCACTACGCTACCACGTAAGGGTAAGTCGGCCAGCGAGTTTGGGGATATAAGCTCATCTCACAGCGCTTCCCGAAAGTCTCTGATAGAAATCAATAACTGTGCTCAACAatctaattataataacaacaacGTTTAA